Proteins encoded within one genomic window of Thunnus albacares chromosome 13, fThuAlb1.1, whole genome shotgun sequence:
- the arfip2b gene encoding arfaptin-2b isoform X2: protein MTDSIMSKAATMEIPINSNGDTGTLAEDDSLEQAAKLQWSLDEKDLQQVMVSGPNLNETSIVSGGYGGTAEGIIPTSSIKGSNMHHSSSSSSMTAEETTRGVAVEKIETVKKWGLNTYKCTKQMISERFGRGSRTVDLELEAQIEVLRDTKRKYENVLRLARALTNHFYNMVQTQHALGDTFADLSQKSPELRDEFGYNAETQKLLCKNGETLLGAINFFVSSINTLVNKTMEDTLMTIKMYENARLEFDAYRSDLEELSLGPRDAVAMARIDAAQQQYQVHKDKYERLRSDVTIKLKFLEENKVKVMHKQLLLFHNAISAYFAGNQQQLEQTLKQFNIKLRPPGADKPSWLEEQ, encoded by the exons GCTGCAAAGCTGCAGTGGAGCTTAGATGAGAAG GACCTACAGCAGGTGATGGTATCGGGTCCGAATCTCAACGAGACCAGCATTGTATCTGGGGGGTATGGAGGAACAGCAGAGGGTATCATCCCCACCAGCTCAATCAAAG GTTCCAACATgcaccacagcagcagcagctcttcaATGACGGCAGAGGAAACAACCCGAGGTGTTGCTGTGGAGAAAATAGAAACAGTGAAGAAGTGGGGTCTCAACACTTACAAG TGTACAAAGCAAATGATCTCGGAGCGTTTCGGTCGGGGTTCCAGGACTGTGGACCTGGAGCTGGAGGCCCAGATCGAGGTGCTGAGAGACACGAAACGGAAATATGAGAATGTGCTGCGATTGGCCAGAGCGCTGACCAACCACTTCTACAACATGGTGCAGACGCAGCATGCGCTGGGTGACACCTTCGCTGATCTCAGTCAGAAATCCCCAGAGCTACGG GATGAGTTTGGCTACAATGCAGAGACTCAGAAGTTGCTGTGTAAGAATGGAGAGACTCTACTTGGTGCCATTAACTTCTTTGTGTCCAGCATCAACACACTGGTCAACAAGACCATGGAGGACACCCTGATGACGATCAAGATGTATGAGAATGCCAG atTGGAGTTTGACGCATACAGGTCAGACCTGGAGGAACTGAGTTTGGGTCCAAGAGACGCCGTAGCCATGGCCCGCATAGATGCTGCTCAGCAACAGTACCAAGTCCATAAGGACAAGTACGAACGGCTCCGCTCAGATGTCACCATTAAACTCAAGTTCTTGGAGGAGAATAAG GTGAAGGTGATGCATAagcagctcctcctcttccataATGCCATCTCGGCATACTTTGCTGGcaaccagcagcagctggagcagACGCTGAAGCAGTTCAACATAAAGTTGAGGCCTCCAGGGGCCGACAAGCCCTCCTGGTTAGAGGAGCAGTGA
- the arfip2b gene encoding arfaptin-2b isoform X1, translating into MTDSIMSKAATMEIPINSNGDTGTLAEDDSLEQAAKLQWSLDEKVGSSRGTRDLQQVMVSGPNLNETSIVSGGYGGTAEGIIPTSSIKGSNMHHSSSSSSMTAEETTRGVAVEKIETVKKWGLNTYKCTKQMISERFGRGSRTVDLELEAQIEVLRDTKRKYENVLRLARALTNHFYNMVQTQHALGDTFADLSQKSPELRDEFGYNAETQKLLCKNGETLLGAINFFVSSINTLVNKTMEDTLMTIKMYENARLEFDAYRSDLEELSLGPRDAVAMARIDAAQQQYQVHKDKYERLRSDVTIKLKFLEENKVKVMHKQLLLFHNAISAYFAGNQQQLEQTLKQFNIKLRPPGADKPSWLEEQ; encoded by the exons GCTGCAAAGCTGCAGTGGAGCTTAGATGAGAAGGTAGGGAGCTCCAGAGGCACCAGG GACCTACAGCAGGTGATGGTATCGGGTCCGAATCTCAACGAGACCAGCATTGTATCTGGGGGGTATGGAGGAACAGCAGAGGGTATCATCCCCACCAGCTCAATCAAAG GTTCCAACATgcaccacagcagcagcagctcttcaATGACGGCAGAGGAAACAACCCGAGGTGTTGCTGTGGAGAAAATAGAAACAGTGAAGAAGTGGGGTCTCAACACTTACAAG TGTACAAAGCAAATGATCTCGGAGCGTTTCGGTCGGGGTTCCAGGACTGTGGACCTGGAGCTGGAGGCCCAGATCGAGGTGCTGAGAGACACGAAACGGAAATATGAGAATGTGCTGCGATTGGCCAGAGCGCTGACCAACCACTTCTACAACATGGTGCAGACGCAGCATGCGCTGGGTGACACCTTCGCTGATCTCAGTCAGAAATCCCCAGAGCTACGG GATGAGTTTGGCTACAATGCAGAGACTCAGAAGTTGCTGTGTAAGAATGGAGAGACTCTACTTGGTGCCATTAACTTCTTTGTGTCCAGCATCAACACACTGGTCAACAAGACCATGGAGGACACCCTGATGACGATCAAGATGTATGAGAATGCCAG atTGGAGTTTGACGCATACAGGTCAGACCTGGAGGAACTGAGTTTGGGTCCAAGAGACGCCGTAGCCATGGCCCGCATAGATGCTGCTCAGCAACAGTACCAAGTCCATAAGGACAAGTACGAACGGCTCCGCTCAGATGTCACCATTAAACTCAAGTTCTTGGAGGAGAATAAG GTGAAGGTGATGCATAagcagctcctcctcttccataATGCCATCTCGGCATACTTTGCTGGcaaccagcagcagctggagcagACGCTGAAGCAGTTCAACATAAAGTTGAGGCCTCCAGGGGCCGACAAGCCCTCCTGGTTAGAGGAGCAGTGA
- the arfip2b gene encoding arfaptin-2b isoform X3 translates to MTDSIMSKAATMEIPINSNGDTGTLAEDDSLEQDLQQVMVSGPNLNETSIVSGGYGGTAEGIIPTSSIKGSNMHHSSSSSSMTAEETTRGVAVEKIETVKKWGLNTYKCTKQMISERFGRGSRTVDLELEAQIEVLRDTKRKYENVLRLARALTNHFYNMVQTQHALGDTFADLSQKSPELRDEFGYNAETQKLLCKNGETLLGAINFFVSSINTLVNKTMEDTLMTIKMYENARLEFDAYRSDLEELSLGPRDAVAMARIDAAQQQYQVHKDKYERLRSDVTIKLKFLEENKVKVMHKQLLLFHNAISAYFAGNQQQLEQTLKQFNIKLRPPGADKPSWLEEQ, encoded by the exons GACCTACAGCAGGTGATGGTATCGGGTCCGAATCTCAACGAGACCAGCATTGTATCTGGGGGGTATGGAGGAACAGCAGAGGGTATCATCCCCACCAGCTCAATCAAAG GTTCCAACATgcaccacagcagcagcagctcttcaATGACGGCAGAGGAAACAACCCGAGGTGTTGCTGTGGAGAAAATAGAAACAGTGAAGAAGTGGGGTCTCAACACTTACAAG TGTACAAAGCAAATGATCTCGGAGCGTTTCGGTCGGGGTTCCAGGACTGTGGACCTGGAGCTGGAGGCCCAGATCGAGGTGCTGAGAGACACGAAACGGAAATATGAGAATGTGCTGCGATTGGCCAGAGCGCTGACCAACCACTTCTACAACATGGTGCAGACGCAGCATGCGCTGGGTGACACCTTCGCTGATCTCAGTCAGAAATCCCCAGAGCTACGG GATGAGTTTGGCTACAATGCAGAGACTCAGAAGTTGCTGTGTAAGAATGGAGAGACTCTACTTGGTGCCATTAACTTCTTTGTGTCCAGCATCAACACACTGGTCAACAAGACCATGGAGGACACCCTGATGACGATCAAGATGTATGAGAATGCCAG atTGGAGTTTGACGCATACAGGTCAGACCTGGAGGAACTGAGTTTGGGTCCAAGAGACGCCGTAGCCATGGCCCGCATAGATGCTGCTCAGCAACAGTACCAAGTCCATAAGGACAAGTACGAACGGCTCCGCTCAGATGTCACCATTAAACTCAAGTTCTTGGAGGAGAATAAG GTGAAGGTGATGCATAagcagctcctcctcttccataATGCCATCTCGGCATACTTTGCTGGcaaccagcagcagctggagcagACGCTGAAGCAGTTCAACATAAAGTTGAGGCCTCCAGGGGCCGACAAGCCCTCCTGGTTAGAGGAGCAGTGA
- the arfip2b gene encoding arfaptin-2b isoform X4, with the protein MVSGPNLNETSIVSGGYGGTAEGIIPTSSIKGSNMHHSSSSSSMTAEETTRGVAVEKIETVKKWGLNTYKCTKQMISERFGRGSRTVDLELEAQIEVLRDTKRKYENVLRLARALTNHFYNMVQTQHALGDTFADLSQKSPELRDEFGYNAETQKLLCKNGETLLGAINFFVSSINTLVNKTMEDTLMTIKMYENARLEFDAYRSDLEELSLGPRDAVAMARIDAAQQQYQVHKDKYERLRSDVTIKLKFLEENKVKVMHKQLLLFHNAISAYFAGNQQQLEQTLKQFNIKLRPPGADKPSWLEEQ; encoded by the exons ATGGTATCGGGTCCGAATCTCAACGAGACCAGCATTGTATCTGGGGGGTATGGAGGAACAGCAGAGGGTATCATCCCCACCAGCTCAATCAAAG GTTCCAACATgcaccacagcagcagcagctcttcaATGACGGCAGAGGAAACAACCCGAGGTGTTGCTGTGGAGAAAATAGAAACAGTGAAGAAGTGGGGTCTCAACACTTACAAG TGTACAAAGCAAATGATCTCGGAGCGTTTCGGTCGGGGTTCCAGGACTGTGGACCTGGAGCTGGAGGCCCAGATCGAGGTGCTGAGAGACACGAAACGGAAATATGAGAATGTGCTGCGATTGGCCAGAGCGCTGACCAACCACTTCTACAACATGGTGCAGACGCAGCATGCGCTGGGTGACACCTTCGCTGATCTCAGTCAGAAATCCCCAGAGCTACGG GATGAGTTTGGCTACAATGCAGAGACTCAGAAGTTGCTGTGTAAGAATGGAGAGACTCTACTTGGTGCCATTAACTTCTTTGTGTCCAGCATCAACACACTGGTCAACAAGACCATGGAGGACACCCTGATGACGATCAAGATGTATGAGAATGCCAG atTGGAGTTTGACGCATACAGGTCAGACCTGGAGGAACTGAGTTTGGGTCCAAGAGACGCCGTAGCCATGGCCCGCATAGATGCTGCTCAGCAACAGTACCAAGTCCATAAGGACAAGTACGAACGGCTCCGCTCAGATGTCACCATTAAACTCAAGTTCTTGGAGGAGAATAAG GTGAAGGTGATGCATAagcagctcctcctcttccataATGCCATCTCGGCATACTTTGCTGGcaaccagcagcagctggagcagACGCTGAAGCAGTTCAACATAAAGTTGAGGCCTCCAGGGGCCGACAAGCCCTCCTGGTTAGAGGAGCAGTGA
- the fhdc3 gene encoding FH2 domain containing 3, producing MFITDSQVKELLLLPTVPLKTLLHLVHFRKIQVSKHLLLLLPPCALPLYHHHHHLLLPLPPPPPPPPPLLPPPPFSSRTVQRRSMKKLNWDTIPRQRVLGKLNVWTSKRPQRDLVLDFRSMEELFSHVDKRASLHSSKVMGLKKCEGMDLFPQEPQVTILDSKKSMNIGIFLRHFKRPVKEIVQDICHGNWLRFGSGKLKELCKLLPEESEVKQLLSFSGNLSSLPEADQFMVQLVKVPCYEERLKTMVLREEFFPLMEDVKNSVAVMTKAANELLDCDDLHSVIRLVLKAGNYMNAGGYSANAIGFRMTSLLNLADTKANKPGMNLMHYVAKQAEDIDAELLTFPNQLENIGMASRICKEEVITDFEREVKKIKEVKLFTSRQPDLLKQMDTFFLRADAKLADMESSLQELKVLSNAVAEYFCEDPATFKLEECCSIFHSFCKRFYTAVQENQEREAAEQRRKRRESMRSTTKRRSTMSGPRPEREQDTSSLESALHSFLSTIPEGLARCRKNMLTTVEGSPSERSISVQKTVARTKQERTEKKQPKHQKEDEQVAALENKEVAEKMHETSRKVLRYQNSQRSLDGDKVSGTPRRSERTQDTIATPRTPRPRTRDFFFANNGNVGSPWTILSPFTCPRRNTPLQNRPTNQHRLSLMSGGDDLDDGVWESDEGNCLPNSSNQDSLTSPSSGSVSLPECPSQRAVSQGPMLRSVSMDETSQSPASDLYQRSISQRSYSSGSRTESMREEGQGGNKARNHIEGQVNTSRFISFFRRIGGRSKPGDVEEQNFKGSNS from the exons atgtttaTCACGGATTCCCAAGTCAAAG AGCTGCTTCTCCTCCCAACTGTTCCTCTCAAGACTCTGCTCCACCTTGTCCACTTCAGGAAGATTCAGGTCTCCAAGCATCTTCTCCTGTTGCTCCCCCCTTGTGCATTACCGCtgtaccaccaccaccaccacctcctcctccccctccccccccctcctcctcctcctcctcctcttctcccaccccctcctttctcttctcGTACTGTCCAGCGACGTTCCATGAAAAAGCTGAACTGGGACACTATCCCCCGCCAGCGTGTCCTGGGTAAATTGAATGTCTGGACGTCTAAGCGGCCTCAGAGGGACTTGGTGCTGGATTTTCGAAGCATGGAGGAGTTGTTCAGTCATGTCGACAAACGGGCCTCACTACACAGTTCAAAGGTCATGGGTCTGAAGAAGTGTGAGGGGATGGACCTTTTCCCACAGGAGCCTCAA gTCACAATTCTTGACTCCAAAAAGAGTATGAACATTGGGATCTTCCTGAGACATTTCAAGAG GCCAGTGAAAGAAATTGTGCAAGACATATGTCACGGGAACTGGCTCAGATTTGGATCAGGCAAACTGAAAGAGCTTTGTAAACTGCTGCCAGAAGAAAGTGAG GTGAAGCAGCTATTATCATTCAGTGGGAACCTCTCCTCGTTACCTGAAGCAGACCAGTTCATGGTGCAGCTAGTCAAAGTGCCATG CTACGAGGAACGCCTCAAGACTATGGTGCTAAGGGAGGAATTCTTTCCTCTTATGGAGGATGTGAAGAACTCTGTTGCTGTTATGACCAAAGCAGCTAATG AGCTGTTGGACTGCGATGACCTCCACTCAGTCATTCGGCTGGTATTAAAAGCTGGAAATTACATGAACGCT GGTGGCTACAGTGCCAATGCCATTGGCTTCAGGATGACCTCTCTGCTCAACTTGGCAGACACCAAGGCCAACAAGCCTGGCATGAACCTCATGCACTACGTTGCCAAG CAAGCAGAGGACATCGATGCTGAGTTGTTGACTTTCCCCAATCAGCTTGAAAACATTGGGATGGCATCAAG AATTTGTAAAGAGGAGGTAATCACAGACTTTGAGAGAGAAGTGAAGAAGATCAAGGAAGTGAAATTGTTCACCAGCAGACAGCCTGACCTCTTAAAACAGATGGACACATTTTTCCTG AGGGCTGATGCCAAGCTTGCTGACATGGAGTCCTCTCTCCAGGAGCTAAAAGTGCTGAGCAATGCTGTCGCTGAGTACTTCTGTGAAGATCCAGCTACCTTCAAACTGGAGGAGTGCTGCtccatttttcattcattttgcaaGCGGTTTTACACAGCTGTGCAG GAGAACCAAGAGCGAgaggcagcagagcagagacgCAAGAGGAGGGAGAGCATGCGTAGTACAACCAAACGCCGATCAACAATGTCAGGCCCCAGACCTGAACGTGAGCAGGACACCTCCAGCTTGGAGTCGGCCCTACACAGTTTTCTCTCCACTATTCCAGAAGGTCTTGCCAGATGCAGGAAGAACATGTTGACCACAGTTGAAGGGTCTCCCTCTGAGCGCAGTATATCAGTACAAAAAACTGTGGCCCGTACTAAACAAGAGAGGACTGAGAAGAAACAACCCAAACATCAGAAAGAGGATGAGCAAGTAGCAGCACTGGAAAACAAAGAGGTAGCTGAGAAGATGCATGAGACAAGTCGGAAAGTGCTTCGCTACCAAAACAGCCAAAGAAGCCTTGATGGGGACAAAGTTTCAGGCACCCCTCGCCGTTCAGAGAGAACGCAAGACACTATAGCTACCCCACGTACCCCTCGCCCTAGAACCAGAGACTTTTTCTTTGCCAACAATGGGAATGTGGGCTCCCCGTGGACTATTCTGAGCCCTTTTACTTGCCCCCGAAGAAATACCCCCCTACAAAACAGACCAACAAACCAACACAGACTGTCTTTGATGTCTGGCGGAGATGACCTTGATGATGGAGTCTGGGAAAGTGATGAAGGCAATTGTCTCCCCAATTCCTCCAATCAGGACAGTCTAACATCTCCATCTAGTGGTTCTGTGTCTCTTCCTGAATGTCCCAGTCAGAGAGCTGTGTCGCAGGGTCCAATGTTGAGGTCTGTTTCCATGGATGAAACCAGCCAATCTCCAGCATCTGACTTGTACCAGAGAAGCATATCTCAAAGGTCATACTCCTCTGGCTCAAGGACAGAAAGTATGAGAGAAGAAGGACAAGGAGGCAATAAGGCAAGGAATCATATTGAGGGGCAAGTGAACACCTCCCGATTCATATCCTTCTTCAGACGCATTGGAGGCAGAAGTAAGCCTGGTGATGTGGAAGAACAAAACTTCAAAGGATCTAATAGTTGA